The genomic interval GGGCACGGTTTCAACATCGACCCCGCCACGATCGATCCGAAGTCGGTGGCGACCTACGTCACCCAGGCGAAGGAGCAGGGCATCGTCTCTCATCTGATGGCGATCATTCCCGACAGCTATCTTGGCGCGATCGCGCGCGGCGACCTATTGCAGGTGCTCCTGATCTCGATCCTGTCAGGCTTTTCCATCGCCTTCCTCGGCAAGGCAGGCGAGCCAATTGCGGCGGCGATCGACAAGGCCGCAAAAATGTTCTTCGGCATCATCCGCATCATCGTCCGCGTCGCGCCGATCGGCGCATTCGGCGCGATGGCCTTCACCGTCGGCGCCTACGGCCTCGGTTCGCTGCTCAATCTCGCCGCCCTGATCGGGACGTTCTATCTCACCAGCATGCTCTTCGTGCTGATCGTGCTCGGCGCGATCGCGCGGCTGACCGGTTTCTCGATCATCCGCTTCATCGCCTATATCAAGGACGAGCTTTTGATCGTGCTCGGCACCTCGTCGTCGGAGACGGTGCTGCCGCAGATGATCCAGAAGATGGAACATCTCGGCGCCTCGCGCTCCGTGGTCGGCCTCGTCATACCGACCGGCTACAGCTTCAACCTCGACGGCACCAACATCTACATGACGCTGGCGACCCTGTTCCTCGCGCAGGCGACCAACACCAACCTGACGATCTGGCAGGAGCTCGGCATTTTGGGCATCGCCATGATCACCTCGAAGGGTGCTTCGGGCGTGACCGGCGCCGGCTTCATCACGCTCGCGGCCACCCTCTCGATCGTGCCCGACATCCCGATCCAGTCGATCGCGATCCTGGTCGGCATCGACAAGTTCATGAGCGAGTGCCGGGCGCTGACCAATCTGATCGGCAACGGCGTTGCTTGCGTCGTGATCAGCCTGTCGGAAGGCGAACTCGACCGCGACGCGCTGCACGAGGCCATGGCGCATCCGCTCGAGATGGGCGAAGCGCTGGAGCCGGGCGCGGGCACATGAGGCCCGCGCCGCCGCCTCGCTATTCGTGCCGATTCATCGCCGACAGCTTCTTGGTGTCCCGCATGGTCAGATAGACCAGCAGCGAAATCGCGATGCAGCCGGTGAGATAGTAGTAGAACCAGCTCTCGTGCCCGATCGACTTGAACCACAGCGCGATCGATTCCGCTGTACCGCCGAAGATCGAGACGGTGAGCGCATAGGGGACGCCGACGCCGGTCGCCCGGACGCTGGTCGGGAACAGTTCGGCCTTCACCACCGCGTTGATAGCGGTATAGCCCGACACGATCATCCAGGCCGCCGCGATCAGCAGGAAGGCGGTGAAGGCGTCATGCGCCGCCTGCAGGCTGGTGAGCAGCGGAATGGTGAACAGCGTGCCTGATACGCCAAACCCGATCAGAAGCCATTTGCGTCCGATGCGATCCGAGATCGCGCCGTAGATCGG from Bradyrhizobium arachidis carries:
- a CDS encoding dicarboxylate/amino acid:cation symporter codes for the protein MTTEAFRPAAARRHQPWYRILYVQVLIAIALGVLVGYFYPDLGKELKPLGDGFIALIKMMIAPVIFCTVVHGISSMGDLKRVGRVGLKALIYFETVSTVALAVGLLVGEVLQPGHGFNIDPATIDPKSVATYVTQAKEQGIVSHLMAIIPDSYLGAIARGDLLQVLLISILSGFSIAFLGKAGEPIAAAIDKAAKMFFGIIRIIVRVAPIGAFGAMAFTVGAYGLGSLLNLAALIGTFYLTSMLFVLIVLGAIARLTGFSIIRFIAYIKDELLIVLGTSSSETVLPQMIQKMEHLGASRSVVGLVIPTGYSFNLDGTNIYMTLATLFLAQATNTNLTIWQELGILGIAMITSKGASGVTGAGFITLAATLSIVPDIPIQSIAILVGIDKFMSECRALTNLIGNGVACVVISLSEGELDRDALHEAMAHPLEMGEALEPGAGT